Proteins from one Gimesia maris genomic window:
- a CDS encoding glutathione peroxidase produces the protein MRNLKSLTMLAGLLALTCSMSLAGQTDKKSVPPVLNHTVKTLEGKEVDLSKYKDKVLLIVNTASKCGATPQYKDLQSLHEKYKDQGLVVLGFPCNQFGAQEPGSASQISEFCSKNYGVTFDMFSKIDVNGDNADALYQYLTSKSTNPKTAGPVKWNFEKFLISRDGQIAARFRTRINPQSEEVTTAIESELKKK, from the coding sequence ATGAGAAACCTCAAATCGCTGACGATGCTGGCTGGCCTGCTGGCTTTGACCTGTTCCATGAGCCTTGCCGGGCAAACCGATAAAAAATCAGTCCCCCCCGTGTTGAATCACACAGTAAAGACACTGGAAGGGAAAGAGGTCGACCTGAGTAAATACAAAGATAAAGTACTGCTGATCGTAAATACCGCCAGTAAATGCGGAGCTACACCACAATACAAAGACCTGCAATCTCTGCATGAAAAATACAAAGATCAGGGACTGGTCGTTCTGGGCTTTCCCTGTAATCAGTTTGGTGCTCAGGAACCAGGTTCCGCTTCGCAGATTTCTGAATTCTGCAGCAAAAACTACGGTGTCACCTTTGACATGTTCAGCAAGATTGATGTGAATGGCGACAATGCTGATGCACTCTATCAGTATTTGACATCCAAATCGACGAACCCCAAAACAGCAGGTCCCGTCAAATGGAACTTTGAAAAGTTTCTGATCAGCCGCGATGGTCAAATTGCAGCCCGTTTCCGGACTCGGATCAATCCACAGTCAGAAGAAGTTACGACAGCGATTGAATCCGAACTGAAAAAGAAATAA
- a CDS encoding FHA domain-containing protein, whose product MKVHLISDHPDLPDIEIGTEELPVVLGRSNSCELRILDPMLSRHQCELTFHNNVVRVKDLESTNGTIVNSAIVHEAPLYPGDILTIGMANYVVSYYDGEGQESFEESYFSENSI is encoded by the coding sequence ATGAAAGTTCATCTTATCAGCGATCATCCTGATTTGCCGGACATTGAGATTGGTACGGAAGAACTGCCGGTCGTACTGGGGAGAAGCAACAGCTGTGAATTAAGGATCCTCGATCCGATGCTCAGCAGACATCAATGCGAATTGACGTTCCACAATAACGTGGTTCGGGTCAAAGACCTCGAGTCCACCAATGGTACCATTGTGAACTCCGCTATCGTTCATGAAGCCCCGCTCTACCCGGGGGATATTCTGACCATTGGCATGGCCAATTATGTTGTCAGCTATTACGATGGCGAAGGGCAGGAAAGTTTCGAAGAAAGCTATTTCTCCGAGAACTCGATCTAG
- a CDS encoding NUDIX hydrolase, translated as MQSEELFDVVDEQDQILEQLPRSVVHARKLLHRAANVFVFNSQGKLLLQFRSATKDEYPHCYTSSASGHLSAGEDYLESAQREMQEEIGIETPLEWLEKFPGTPDNAFEHTVLFRTFSDGPFTFDPVEIERGEFFELPHIDQMLIEDESQFTPPFRQLYRWYRQNCSD; from the coding sequence ATGCAATCCGAAGAACTGTTTGATGTCGTCGATGAGCAGGATCAGATTCTGGAACAGCTTCCCCGCTCTGTCGTCCACGCTCGCAAGCTGCTGCATCGGGCGGCGAACGTCTTCGTCTTTAATTCCCAAGGCAAATTACTGCTCCAGTTTCGCTCTGCCACCAAAGACGAGTATCCACACTGCTATACCTCATCTGCCTCCGGGCATCTGAGTGCCGGGGAAGACTATCTCGAATCGGCGCAGCGGGAAATGCAGGAAGAGATTGGCATCGAGACACCACTCGAATGGCTTGAGAAATTTCCGGGAACTCCGGACAACGCCTTTGAGCATACCGTGCTGTTTCGAACTTTTTCTGACGGACCGTTTACCTTTGATCCTGTGGAAATTGAACGGGGAGAGTTCTTTGAACTCCCCCATATTGACCAGATGCTGATAGAAGACGAAAGTCAGTTCACTCCCCCGTTTCGACAGCTCTATCGCTGGTATCGTCAGAACTGTTCCGACTGA
- a CDS encoding ArnT family glycosyltransferase, with amino-acid sequence MKTKGWNFLIWGTPLLFAAVILAQTTAFRSSKSPTYDETYFLGTALATVQQGSLDERISGAGVAPVPILLNYLPVAWRSGGGTRSDLWQGEVTDPRLINQARFLTALLIGVPIMLLIYCWLYLRRGYAAGFLGAALVTFSPTMIAHFSLATTDACFTLTALIALAVLTRYWKIPTTRNLCWLSLAVSLAISTKYSGIFLLPCTLIVMTLTGLMRQVPITRNVIWPLMKQVGWGFTLFLVLLIPLTWAFHLFSFTGPLKTVSYEETPDYSAWVRVLGRGPVAQQIMEVSHSTLKRPAPFAGVLFQFLHNAGGHDAYLMGAVSEHGWWYYFPVAWSLKSTPVELLFTLLAFCLAFCLLFETWQSVRYRRASMPTVDQNRIGLDADSEPTSHAPLIWLLAMVVLFGMALTSRLNLGQRYLLTLYPLMFLFTIDQIWRWFQFRAWLLYAFGCLCICFQFLSITSVQPNYLSYFNDSIGGPAGGRFYLLDSNLDWGQDLPALKTALEQLPSENRDRTLLYYFGTGDPQAYGISTFNLKQNLPENLDDWKYLALSANYLQGLYTEAKDPFAGFRTIQPVGQAGYTIYLFDLATPQAREAVRHAVDILREMQKQEQASE; translated from the coding sequence TTGAAAACGAAAGGCTGGAATTTCCTGATCTGGGGGACTCCCCTGCTCTTTGCAGCAGTGATTCTCGCTCAGACGACCGCGTTTCGGTCTTCCAAGAGCCCAACCTATGATGAAACCTATTTCCTGGGCACCGCTTTAGCCACGGTTCAACAGGGATCACTGGATGAACGGATCAGCGGCGCGGGGGTGGCGCCTGTGCCGATTCTACTCAACTATCTGCCGGTCGCGTGGCGGTCTGGTGGCGGTACCCGCAGCGATCTCTGGCAGGGGGAAGTCACCGATCCTCGGTTGATCAACCAGGCCCGATTTCTGACCGCACTCCTGATTGGTGTTCCGATCATGCTGCTGATCTACTGCTGGCTTTATCTGCGTCGAGGTTATGCCGCGGGATTCCTGGGAGCAGCTTTAGTCACCTTTTCTCCCACGATGATTGCGCACTTCTCACTGGCCACTACGGATGCCTGTTTCACATTGACTGCTTTGATTGCGTTAGCTGTATTAACCCGCTACTGGAAAATTCCGACGACGCGAAATCTCTGCTGGCTGTCACTGGCTGTTTCTCTCGCGATTTCTACCAAGTATTCAGGAATCTTTCTGTTGCCCTGTACGCTGATCGTGATGACGTTAACTGGCTTAATGCGGCAGGTGCCAATAACCAGGAATGTCATCTGGCCTCTTATGAAGCAGGTGGGATGGGGGTTCACTCTGTTCCTGGTTCTGCTGATTCCCCTGACCTGGGCATTTCATTTATTCAGCTTTACAGGACCTTTGAAAACCGTTTCCTATGAAGAAACCCCCGACTACTCTGCCTGGGTGCGTGTGCTGGGACGAGGGCCTGTCGCGCAGCAGATTATGGAAGTTTCACACAGCACATTAAAACGCCCTGCACCTTTTGCCGGCGTTCTATTCCAGTTTCTGCATAATGCGGGAGGCCATGATGCTTACCTGATGGGCGCGGTTTCTGAACATGGATGGTGGTATTACTTCCCCGTCGCCTGGAGCCTGAAGAGTACTCCCGTGGAATTGCTGTTCACGTTACTCGCATTCTGCTTAGCCTTCTGTCTGCTGTTTGAGACCTGGCAATCAGTCCGCTATCGCCGTGCTTCAATGCCGACGGTAGACCAGAACCGAATCGGACTGGATGCAGATTCAGAACCGACCAGCCATGCGCCGCTGATCTGGTTGCTGGCAATGGTTGTCCTGTTTGGAATGGCATTGACCAGTCGGTTGAATCTGGGACAGCGTTATCTACTCACTCTGTATCCGCTCATGTTTCTGTTTACGATCGATCAGATTTGGCGCTGGTTTCAGTTTCGTGCCTGGTTGCTCTACGCCTTCGGCTGTTTATGTATCTGCTTTCAGTTTCTCTCAATTACTTCTGTGCAACCGAATTACCTGTCCTACTTTAATGACAGTATCGGCGGACCCGCTGGCGGCCGATTCTATCTGCTCGATTCCAATCTGGACTGGGGACAGGATCTGCCTGCGTTGAAGACTGCTCTGGAACAGCTTCCGTCAGAGAATCGTGACCGGACTCTTCTCTATTATTTTGGGACCGGAGATCCTCAAGCGTACGGAATTTCTACCTTCAATCTCAAGCAGAACCTGCCTGAGAATCTGGATGATTGGAAATATCTGGCTTTGTCAGCAAATTATCTGCAGGGACTTTATACAGAGGCAAAAGATCCGTTTGCCGGTTTCCGAACCATCCAGCCTGTGGGACAGGCTGGCTACACGATATACCTGTTTGATCTTGCGACACCCCAGGCCCGTGAAGCAGTGCGGCATGCGGTTGATATCTTGCGGGAAATGCAGAAGCAGGAACAGGCATCCGAGTGA
- a CDS encoding DUF1553 domain-containing protein: protein MKKLRKKSQVFWTGMLLLLLYPVSSLPAREIDFNRDVRPILSDLCFQCHGPDSSQRKADLRLDQQVGLLGNSDVPAVVIPGKSDESELFSRLITSDPDLQMPPASSEKQITRDQIATIQQWINEGARWQKHWAFIPPVRPEIPAVKLKGWVQNPIDAFVLARLEQEGLAPAPQADRSTLIRRLSLDLTGLPPTLAEQDAFFQDHSPAAYQAQVQRLLSSPHYGERMAMEWLDAARYADTSGYQTDGERHMWRWREWVIDAFNRNKPFNEFTIEQLAGDLLPEPTLNQKIATGFNRNHRSNSEGGIIFEEYLLEYAVDRVETTGTVWLGLTVGCARCHEHKYDPISQKEFYQLIAFFNNIPERGRAIKYGNAIPFVKAPTQTQQQKLKELDQEIQELEQTLTAAVPELKQLQNSWEQQQPAANLKLSFPEKHLAYHISFDGEIKLQVIGKQAADFYAAKTNASSDLTSEKQAADSIPPEFKPGIEGQALTFNGQQQYGTMQKPVLSDKDPFSLVFWVKPDQRSGTLLASLTPAQEESGFQIALDEGYLKINMGPRWLDDAIRLRSTRKLSQNRWSQIVLTYAGNSQAEDFQLYVNGVLWDLEVQLNILTGGFSFPSPIHFGAEHDHDYFEGMLDDLKIYRTRLSQEWVTLNLVREPVQQLLQIPAKDRSPAEHLKIQRYFLAFQAPAVYRTAFLNLQALKEDRESYFRSLPTSMVMQDRKQPQPTFVLMRGEYDKPGEQVSPDIPSSLGAFSDHQPRNRLGLARWLVDPQNPLTARVIVNRYWQMYFGNGLVKTTEDFGSQGSWPTHPELLDWLATEFIRSGWDVKYLQQLIVTSATYQQSSHVTAEKQQVDPENQLLARASRLRLPAELIRDQALFTSGLLNVEIGGPSVKPYQPAGVWKEIASQQYEPDTGKDLYRRSMYTFWKRTVTPPAMATFDAPSRETCIVKRPRTNTPLQALALLNDITYVEAARKLAERMLEQRESSATARIQYAMRLVLAREANERELPLLLNALKRNQKRFEKDPQAAQQLISVGESRQKKQHDAAELAACTIVASLILNLDESINRE, encoded by the coding sequence GTGAAGAAACTGCGAAAGAAGAGTCAGGTATTCTGGACTGGCATGTTGCTCCTGCTGCTGTACCCCGTCAGCTCACTGCCTGCCAGGGAAATCGATTTCAACCGTGATGTGCGTCCCATTCTCTCAGATCTTTGCTTTCAGTGTCATGGCCCCGATTCCTCTCAACGCAAAGCTGACCTGCGCCTTGATCAGCAGGTTGGTTTATTGGGAAACTCAGATGTACCGGCTGTTGTGATTCCTGGGAAATCGGATGAAAGTGAACTGTTCTCGCGTCTGATAACTAGCGACCCTGATTTGCAGATGCCCCCTGCCTCGTCCGAAAAACAGATTACCAGAGACCAGATTGCCACCATTCAACAGTGGATCAATGAAGGGGCGCGCTGGCAGAAACACTGGGCATTTATCCCGCCGGTTAGACCAGAAATTCCTGCCGTCAAATTGAAAGGCTGGGTGCAAAACCCGATTGATGCATTCGTTCTGGCACGTCTGGAACAGGAAGGCCTCGCTCCTGCTCCCCAGGCAGATCGTTCGACTTTAATTCGTCGACTGAGTCTCGATTTGACCGGCTTGCCACCCACGCTGGCGGAACAGGACGCGTTTTTTCAGGATCACTCTCCGGCTGCTTATCAGGCTCAGGTGCAGCGGTTATTAAGTTCTCCCCATTACGGCGAACGCATGGCGATGGAATGGCTGGACGCCGCCCGCTATGCGGATACAAGCGGTTATCAGACGGACGGCGAACGGCATATGTGGCGCTGGCGTGAATGGGTGATTGATGCCTTCAACAGGAACAAGCCATTTAATGAATTCACCATCGAACAACTGGCCGGTGATCTGCTCCCCGAACCAACCCTTAATCAAAAAATTGCCACCGGTTTCAATCGCAATCATCGCTCGAATTCTGAAGGCGGTATCATCTTTGAAGAGTATCTGCTGGAGTACGCCGTCGATCGAGTGGAAACGACGGGAACGGTCTGGCTGGGACTTACCGTTGGTTGTGCCCGCTGTCACGAACACAAATATGATCCGATTTCTCAGAAAGAATTCTACCAGCTGATTGCCTTTTTTAATAATATTCCCGAGCGTGGTCGCGCAATCAAATATGGCAATGCAATCCCGTTTGTCAAAGCTCCCACTCAAACGCAGCAGCAGAAGCTGAAAGAGCTGGACCAGGAAATACAGGAGTTGGAGCAGACGTTAACAGCGGCGGTACCAGAACTGAAGCAGCTCCAGAATTCATGGGAGCAACAACAGCCTGCCGCCAACCTCAAGTTATCATTTCCCGAGAAACACCTGGCTTATCACATCAGTTTTGATGGCGAGATCAAGCTTCAGGTCATTGGTAAACAGGCAGCGGATTTTTATGCAGCAAAGACAAACGCTTCCAGCGATCTGACCAGCGAAAAGCAGGCTGCAGATTCAATACCTCCGGAATTTAAACCGGGGATCGAAGGTCAGGCACTGACTTTCAATGGTCAGCAGCAATATGGGACAATGCAGAAGCCGGTTTTAAGCGACAAAGATCCTTTCTCACTCGTCTTCTGGGTGAAACCAGACCAGCGCTCCGGCACACTGCTGGCGTCACTGACACCCGCTCAGGAAGAAAGTGGTTTTCAGATTGCTTTAGATGAAGGATATCTGAAAATCAATATGGGCCCCCGTTGGCTGGATGATGCGATTCGCCTGCGGTCAACGCGAAAATTGAGTCAGAACCGCTGGTCGCAGATCGTATTGACCTACGCCGGCAATTCTCAGGCTGAGGACTTTCAACTGTATGTCAACGGGGTTCTCTGGGACCTTGAAGTTCAGTTGAATATTCTCACTGGAGGATTTTCTTTTCCCTCACCGATTCACTTTGGTGCAGAACACGATCACGATTATTTCGAGGGAATGCTGGACGATCTGAAAATCTATCGGACGCGCCTTTCACAGGAATGGGTGACGTTGAATCTCGTCAGGGAACCTGTACAGCAGCTGCTGCAGATTCCTGCTAAAGATCGTTCCCCTGCAGAGCATTTAAAGATACAACGCTACTTTCTGGCTTTTCAGGCCCCGGCCGTCTATCGCACTGCTTTTCTCAATCTGCAGGCACTCAAAGAAGATCGCGAGTCGTATTTTCGCAGCCTGCCCACCAGTATGGTCATGCAGGATCGAAAGCAACCTCAACCGACGTTCGTGCTGATGCGGGGAGAATACGATAAGCCGGGCGAACAGGTTTCGCCTGACATCCCCTCCAGCCTGGGAGCATTTTCCGATCATCAACCACGCAATCGGCTGGGATTGGCCCGCTGGCTTGTGGATCCACAAAACCCGTTAACCGCGCGAGTGATCGTTAACCGTTACTGGCAGATGTACTTCGGGAATGGTCTGGTGAAAACCACCGAAGATTTCGGTTCACAGGGATCGTGGCCCACACATCCCGAACTGCTCGACTGGCTGGCGACGGAATTCATTCGTTCCGGCTGGGACGTCAAGTATCTGCAGCAGTTAATTGTCACTTCCGCCACCTATCAGCAGTCATCGCATGTGACAGCAGAAAAACAACAGGTTGACCCGGAAAACCAGCTGCTGGCCCGTGCTTCGCGGCTTCGCCTGCCAGCTGAACTGATTCGAGATCAGGCCTTGTTTACATCCGGTCTGTTGAATGTGGAAATCGGAGGGCCTTCCGTAAAACCATATCAGCCTGCAGGTGTCTGGAAAGAAATCGCCAGTCAGCAGTATGAGCCAGATACCGGAAAAGATCTGTACCGTCGCAGCATGTACACATTTTGGAAACGCACAGTCACTCCCCCCGCGATGGCCACATTCGATGCCCCTTCGCGCGAAACCTGTATTGTCAAACGTCCGCGAACCAATACACCTCTGCAGGCGCTGGCCCTGTTGAATGATATTACCTATGTCGAAGCCGCCCGCAAGCTGGCAGAACGCATGCTTGAGCAACGTGAATCATCTGCTACCGCGCGTATCCAGTACGCCATGCGCCTGGTCCTCGCCCGCGAAGCCAATGAGCGTGAATTACCACTGTTGTTGAACGCTCTGAAACGCAATCAGAAACGCTTTGAGAAAGATCCCCAGGCGGCGCAGCAACTCATCTCAGTCGGCGAGTCACGCCAGAAAAAACAACATGACGCAGCAGAACTCGCTGCCTGTACCATCGTCGCCAGTCTGATTCTCAACCTTGATGAATCGATTAACCGGGAATAG